A segment of the Bufo bufo chromosome 5, aBufBuf1.1, whole genome shotgun sequence genome:
GAACTGCCCTTACGAGATCTTATAGTCATCAATCCAGACAATAGAGAGAAGACCTCATCTCCTCTGTTTCTCCCCAAATGTCCCTCATCATCTCCGGTCGTTATAAGCATTTCATGCGGATTCTACAttgactcctcttcttccattCAGGTTCCTGTGATATAGGATTGTCCGATGACATCATCAGTACCAGATAATGGATGGagacagggacaagatggcggagaggaTATTAAATCTTACCTTAGAGATAGTCTTcctgcttactggagaggtgagaggttctgatgatgtcacattacatcattatctatggtaatttacaggggatgtgactggagaggtgagaggttctgatgatgtcacattacatcattatctatggtaattacaggggatgtgactggagaggtgagaggttctgatgatgtcacattacaccatcatctatggtaattacaggggatgtgactggagaggtgagaggttctgatgatgtcacattacaccatcatctatggtaattacaggggatgtgactggagaggtgagaggtactgatgatgtcacattacatcgttatctatggtaattacaggggatgtgactggagaggtgagaggttctgatgatgtcacattacatcattatctatggtaattacagggatgTGACTGgataggtgagaggttctgatgatgtcacattacatcattatctatggtattacaggtgatgtgactggagaggtgagaggttctgatgatgtcacattacaccatcatctatggtaattacaggggatgtgactggagaggtgagaggttctgatgatgtcacattacaccatcatctatggtaattacaggtggaCATGGCTGTAGAAGTGATGGACTCTGGAATGTACATTGTGACATTTATTATTATGTCTTCAATGAACAGGATTACTCCATGGTGAAGAAGACGTCTAGTAATCTGATACATGAGAAGAACAATCAGAAGATCCTAGAAGTcgtccacaagatgatggagctgctgactggacagGTGACACCgccgggaatgctgggacattatacagtcacagcactggaggggtctgggtgatgacggtgtcattgtgttgtcaggttcctataaggtgtcaggatgtcgctgtctatttctccatggaggagtgggagtatttagaaggacacaagggtCTGTACAAGGAGGTCAAGATGGAGGAGGACCAGCCCCTCACATCTCCAGGTAACGGACAGGACTAAATACAAATGTCCTGGAATTCTCTGTCTGTAAAGTCTGAGTCCAGTCTCTGTGTctcctgcagagagatccagtcagaggacaacaccagagagatgtccgcgTCCTCTCCTTCCACAGAACGGTCAGGTAACCGAGATTTTCCCTATCGCTGGTCTCTGCTgcgtccagtgattggctgcagtggtcacatgccccCATCAATGGGATGTTGATTCCCAGAGTCCCAGTACCTGCGGAGGCGGTCGTGGAGTGATGAAGCCGGCAACCAGcggtggggatcaggtaagtatgaacccACCACAAGTCCGGTCACTCTGAAGGGATCTGTTAAAAAAGGTTTAAAGTTGGATGATGACCCCTTTAACCGATCTTTTGTGGGTCATGGAAAATATTTCTTGCAACTTGTCCGACTGTCCTGTAACTTACAATATTTGCTTCACAGATTTTATATCAGGATGAAGATCTGCGCAATATTAATGCTACAGAGACAGAAttgtgaggggcgatgaggaatacaaggaggagattcctacagagacagatgtgaggggcgatgaggaaacaaggaggagattcctacagagacagaatgtgaggggcgatgaggaatacaaggaggagattcctacagagacagatgtgtagGGCGATGAGAAAATACAAGGAGGAggttcctacagagacagatgtgaggggcgatgaggtATACAagagaggacattcctacagataagagcccaggtgagtagtgaccactaaaTTATGCAGAGACGAGTCTGTGACTGTAATGACCCTGAACTGGCCTTTCCAGGTCCTAACAGTGTCCTCCAGTACTCAGATAACACCAGGACTTATAGTAGGAACATTCAGACCGTCCCATGAAGAATAATACAAAGCACATATCAGATATAGAACTCATCAGTAGATGACTGACCAAGATAGGGGATAGTAATCAGATGGTGGAACTAACAGATGATGGGGGTCATATGGTGAGCGGATGATTGAACAGACAATAAGTGACCCTGACTGTATCTTTCCCTAAATCTTTCCCTAGATCTGTCCTTAGACGCTGACCCCAATACCATCACTGACCCTCACTGTCCCTAAAGACATTCCTACGAAAACAGTAATCTGTAAAACTGACCCTAAAACAAACAACAGGAGGACACTAAGGCCTGTTTCGCTCGTTCATTAGGTcatcggcggcacatttacacAGGCAATTTGTCGTGAACAAGCGTTCGCAGGTAcggtcgttcccgataatctgcccaataATTGGCTTGTGTAAATCCACCATAACCATAAGAACAAAGGTTCACTGATGAAGAAAACTAGGAGAGATACTAGAAAATAAAAGGATTACTGGACTGAAAAGCACAGCGCTTACACTATAACCAGCAGCCCCCTGCAGAAACTAGGAATATTTACAGCGAGGCTAACCAGTCAGGAGCTCCTCTCCAAACAAGGTGAGCTACAGAAGAGAGGTCGGCTGAGCAAGAGATCAGCTACTGTATAATACATAGCAACTGCCCCAAACATACTagtagacaggagaggaggaagcaagTAGGAGTGTTCCCGCTGATCCTAGCCCATTACACCAAGGTGGTAACGACTCCCTCAGGTCTGCGCTGTGACTCTCCAGGACTTGCTCAATAATATCAGGGTGACAGGTCTCCTCCATGAATCTCCTGGACGTTGTCCTGGTGTCCCTCTGTGCAGCATTTCACAGGCCTCATGTCACACTCTGGACTGCACTGGATTCTGGTGTCGAACTCTGAATGTGCAAGGTGTCACCATATGTGTCGTCCATACAGGCCGCGGGTACCTTCCGTAATCTTCTAAAAAATGATGAGGATTGGGCTGCCATACCACTTCATAGGATTTCAGCTCCCACCTCCACTGCAGGTTCCTCTTCCTCCTGACACCTCAGTGCAATGACTCTTCCAATTCTAGGGGCAATTATTGAATGTTCAGTTGGCTGTAAGAGTATGGGGGCTTAGTCATAGATCTCAGCCATGGAAGAGGAAGGTTATATCTTCTAACATTGTATTACTGGGACCACTGGCTGTTTCTACTGGGTCACAGAACAGCAGTATTCCCACTGCTATGTCAGTACCGTACCTTGTatttgatctttgtcctcctggccaTTTACTGCTGCTCTGAACCCCCCACCCCGAGACGGCGGTGTCCCAAGTCACTTGGCGATGttgtctgtccactacacaaaatTCTGCTGCCAACAAGATGCCATTAAACCTCTCAGTGAAATCCTGTACTACCCCCAGCAACTGTGGCCTAATAGTTCTCTCCGGGTTCTTCCTCCACCTCTCAGTGCTCTGCTAGTATAGGCATTACTCGCTCCCTGCCATCTTGAATTTCGCTCAGGATTGCCCCCAGCCTCTCCAAGCTTCCCTCAGTATACAGGGTAAAAGGCTCGGTGTGGTCAACATAAACCAGAACACGTGAGAGACCCTACACGCTAAAACTGAATAATGGAAGCACacgctagtattcgctttataagatgcactgacattttaccccacttttgggggaaaagtaCGTCTTATATGTGGGGTCTGTAGAAAAGGTCACtaactgaacaacccctttaattgtttgaCCACCTGATATCCCACAGTGCTGATCAGAAGGCTGGAGTTGTCACCTGTTCTTCCCTTTGTGAATCCATTCAGCAGGACTGGACTTTCAGGGCAGAGTCTAACAGCATTTCCACAGTCTAATAAAAGCAGGTCTCCAACCCTACATACTGGTTGCCTCTGGCCGGTCCAATATACTAAGAGATTCCGGATAAGTAAGCAATCGCCCCCACTCTGCTCAGCTTCCCagctgtccgtgacaacctgccacAATTTCCGACTACCATTCTGCTCCTACTTAAGACTCCAGCACTGCCCCCCACCCAATCCTCTAATGGTCCCCTTGCTGACTCCTTAGGGAGCACATTAGCGGGGGCATAGTCTGGGTCTGACATGTAGCATATAGAATGCATCGGGGGAGCAGGGACGGTCTTGTGGAGGGCACCGGTGACAATTCTATTGCTTGCCCCTTTACAGATCTCCCAGTGCCCCCTTATTAGTGACTCTGCCACAATTATTTACTTATAATTCCTGATCCTCACATGCAGTTTTGGAGCTCTTGTTAAAAAACGGAGGGGTCGTTTCACTCAGTATGATTAACTCTAACAAGCAGtaagcctggtttaatagggttgatcctgctgacagatgctctgtaGAGGGAACCTATCACTTCTGTGCTGGCAGTTAGTATTTTTAGATTACCGATAGGCCAAACCCCACAGCACATGCCAGCGCTGGGAGGGAGATGAGTCCGATGAGGCTCACTACCCCCACCATCCGCCTCCTCCCGACATTCACTGGCAGGTTTCTTTCCAGTTGTGCATAGGAAAACCAGTCAGTCTTGGTCAGGGGAGGGTAGAGGTAGTCAGTCTTATCGGACTTGTCTCCCTCGCAGCCCTGGTGCACACTGTGGGGTTCGGCTTCTCAGTACTGGCTtcccagcacagatgtgacagaccgctgaaatcaccaGGCCTGTGACTACACTATGCTGCCCCCCAGTGAGGGCCACGTActacaggtgacaggttccctttaaggcagatTATTCTATACAAAGAATATTAATAGAGAATAGTGATCCGGCCTTACGCTGACTCCATAGCCATGGCTTCCTCATACATCACCGCACTGTTCCTCTCCACTGCCCTGCACTAAAGTGcatttttatatgttaaaaacaatcagtattatttaaaaaatgtatattattaaaaataatttaacaaaattttattCTTGTCAGATGACTGTACTGGGAGCTCGGAGGGACAATTGATATCTACAGATTATAATGCAGATGATCCGGGTGTCACATCAGAGACGTATGAAGATTGtgccattatcccagatgtacCATCCACCCTTCACAGCAAAACTCTGTcatctgaccctttaaaacaaatccgatcttctgattcatcacagactgttAACCAGAATGCAAGCCACAAAAGGGGTGAGGGAGCCCAAAGAGCTCAGAAAGGGAAGAAGTcatatccatgttcagaatgtgggaaatgttttactcacaAATCGGAACTTGAGAGGCATCAGAGAGTTCACacgggagagaagccgtattcttgttcagaatgtgggaaatgttttactcagaaattTTCTCTTGTTGttcatcaaagaattcacacaggagagaagccgcattcatgttcagactgtgggaaatgttttaatcacAAATCAGAACTTGAGAAGCATCAGAGAGTTCACactggagagaagccgtattcatgttcagaatgtgggaaatgttttactcagaaattTTCTCTTGTTAtccatcaaagaattcacacaggggagaaagcgtattcatgttcagactgtgggaaatgttttgcttaCAAATCAGATCTTGAGAAGCATCAGAcagttcacacgggtgagaagccgtattcatgttcagaatgtgagaaatattTTACTATGAAATCATCTCTTCTTTTACATCAAAgacttcacacaggggagaagccgtattcatgttcggaatgtgggaaatgGTTCACTCAGAAATCATATCttattaaacatcagagaattcacacaggggagaagccatattcatgtacagaatgtgcaAAATGTTTTACTCATAAATCAAATCTTCTGAAACATCAGAAAGTTCACACAaaggagaagccgtattcatgttcagaatgtgggaaatgttttactaagAAATCATATCTTCAGagtcatcagagaattcacacaaaggagaagccgtattcatgtttacAATGTGGGAAATGTACAAAGTGCACAaaggagaagccgtattcatgtttacAATGTGGGAAATGTACAAAGTGCACAaaggagaagccgtattcatgttaagGATGTGACTGATATTTCGTTAGAAAATCTGATCTTCAACATCAAAGACGTCACACGGGAAAAAAAACTGTAGTCGTGTTAAGAATGTTTAACTCAGAAATATATTGTTGGGCATTCAAAAATTGTTACAGGAAAAGCCGCTTTCATGCAGGGAAATATTTTACTTACAAATCAAGTTTTGAGAGACttcaagaattcacacaggggagaagccgtattcctgtccagaatgtgggaaatggtgGGCTCTGAAACCCAATCTTCACCATGAAAGTCATCATACAGGGGAGAGGCCATAATTATGTACGGcctttggga
Coding sequences within it:
- the LOC121001544 gene encoding zinc finger protein 501-like, which encodes MKPATSGGDQHSAYTITSSPLQKLGIFTARLTSQELLSKQDDCTGSSEGQLISTDYNADDPGVTSETYEDCAIIPDVPSTLHSKTLSSDPLKQIRSSDSSQTVNQNASHKRGEGAQRAQKGKKSYPCSECGKCFTHKSELERHQRVHTGEKPYSCSECGKCFTQKFSLVVHQRIHTGEKPHSCSDCGKCFNHKSELEKHQRVHTGEKPYSCSECGKCFTQKFSLVIHQRIHTGEKAYSCSDCGKCFAYKSDLEKHQTVHTGEKPYSCSECEKYFTMKSSLLLHQRLHTGEKPYSCSECGKWFTQKSYLIKHQRIHTGEKPYSCTECAKCFTHKSNLLKHQKVHTKEKPYSCSECGKCFTKKSYLQSHQRIHTKEKPYSCLQCGKCTKCTKEKPYSCLQCGKCTKCTKEKPYSC